Proteins from a single region of Pyrus communis chromosome 6, drPyrComm1.1, whole genome shotgun sequence:
- the LOC137738123 gene encoding sugar transport protein 13-like, whose translation MAGGGFGAASGGGDFEAKITPLVIISCIMAASGGLMFGYDVGISGGVTSMPHFQKKFFPVVYKKTQEPGLESNYCKYDNQGLQLFTSSLYLAALMSTFVASYTTRSLGRKLTMFIAGIFFIIGTVFNAAAINLLMLIIGRILLGCGVGFANQAVPLFLSEIAPTRIRGALNILFQLNITIGILFANLINYGTNKLTGGYGWRVSLGLAGIPAGLLTLGSLIVVDTPNSLIERGKLEEGKAVLKRIRGVDNVDPEFLEIVEASRVAKEVKNPFQNLLKRRNRPQLVIAVMMQVFQQFTGINAVMFYAPVLFQTLGFKSDASLYSAVITGAVNVLSTVVSIYFVDKAGRRMLLLEAGVQMFLSQMVVAVVMGLKVQDNTNNLTQGMAILVVIMVCSFVASFAWSWGPLGWLIPSETFPLEARSAGQSVAVCINMLFTFVIAQAFLSMLCHMKFGIFLFFSAWVLVMTIFAMFLIPETKGVPIEEMIERVWKQHWFWKRFMDDFEDDPKGKAHV comes from the exons ATGGCGGGTGGTGGGTTTGGGGCCGCATCAGGAGGCGGAGACTTTGAAGCAAAGATCACGCCTCTTGTCATCATTTCTTGCATAATGGCAGCTAGCGGAGGCCTCATGTTTGGTTATGATGTTGGTATCTCAG GGGGTGTTACATCCATGCCCCATTTCCAGAAGAAATTCTTCCCGGTTGTGTACAAGAAGACTCAAGAGCCTGGACTTGAGAGTAACTACTGCAAATACGATAATCAAGGCTTACAGTTGTTCACATCTTCATTGTACCTGGCTGCTTTAATGTCAACCTTCGTTGCCTCGTACACAACCAGATCACTAGGCCGAAAGCTAACTATGTTTATTGCCGGGATATTTTTCATAATCGGAACAGTTTTTAATGCTGCAGCTATTAACCTTCTCATGCTTATCATAGGGAGGATCTTGCTTGGTTGTGGAGTTGGTTTTGCTAACCAG GCGGTACCGCTTTTCCTTTCGGAGATTGCACCCACAAGAATTCGAGGGGCACTTAACATCCTCTTCCAACTCAATATTACCATTGGCATTCTTTTTGCAAACCTTATTAATTACGGAACTAACAA ACTTACGGGAGGATATGGATGGAGGGTATCGCTGGGTTTGGCTGGGATTCCAGCAGGTTTGCTAACCTTGGGGTCGCTCATTGTGGTCGACACTCCTAACAGTTTGATTGAACGAGGCAAGTTGGAGGAAGGAAAAGCAGTTCTTAAAAGGATTCGTGGTGTTGACAATGTGGATCCAGAATTCTTAGAGATCGTTGAGGCAAGTCGGGTGGCTAAAGAAGTAAAGAATCCCTTCCAAAATCTCCTTAAGCGTAGGAACAGGCCACAACTGGTCATTGCAGTTATGATGCAGGTGTTCCAGCAATTCACTGGCATCAACGCAGTCATGTTCTACGCTCCGGTTTTGTTTCAGACCTTGGGTTTTAAGAGTGACGCTTCCCTCTACTCAGCTGTTATAACAGGAGCTGTCAACGTGCTATCAACCGTTGTATCAATCTACTTTGTTGACAAAGCTGGTCGCCGCATGCTCTTATTAGAAGCCGGGGTCCAAATGTTCCTTTCTCAAATGGTGGTTGCAGTAGTGATGGGACTCAAAGTCCAGGATAACACTAACAACCTTACCCAAGGCATGGCAATTCTTGTTGTCATTATGGTTTGCAGTTTTGTTGCCTCCTTTGCATGGTCTTGGGGACCTCTCGGGTGGTTGATTCCTAGTGAGACTTTCCCTCTGGAAGCTCGCTCGGCTGGCCAGAGTGTGGCTGTGTGCATCAACATGCTCTTCACCTTTGTTATAGCACAAGCCTTCCTCTCAATGCTTTGCCATATGAAGTTTGGCATTttcctgttctttagtgcttgGGTCCTTGTCATGACAATCTTTGCAATGTTCTTAATTCCCGAGACCAAGGGTGTCCCGATCGAAGAGATGATAGAAAGAGTCTGGAAGCAACATTGGTTCTGGAAGagattcatggatgactttgaAGATGATCCCAAGGGCAAGGCCCATGTTTGA